Proteins encoded within one genomic window of Tabrizicola piscis:
- a CDS encoding alpha/beta fold hydrolase codes for MTPDQIIATVIALLTAEPAATSFPVLATGGAKAEYPVTIEACPRPLPAAEVEGKTVICGRVDVPEKHDAPDGPRIALSFAVLKAHTQSPAPDPLVYLHGGPGGGAVRDLAGIVVPIFEGHRARRDVVTFDQRAAGISSDMVTCFSTFENSLVDLFQKDKLDGAKIEDIFAKCTGELKANGRNLSAYNTVENAKDVRAVMQALGYGDYNIYGISYGTKLALEVMRSAPEGVRSVVIDSVFPPNARAYDTNILPVQEGVQQVINQCAADAACAAAFPDLEATIQRVAVKLEKNPIPAARGRPEINVRTLISLFEDRNAYGHWPNTTGHIPLIVTEWDRGETGTYDLLASGATARAPDGGELLKPFADKMTPDQTVIARLLLEGAIGTKQDETFTGYALRSLSDSVAKSAQGVTTLAQRLDKAMTDAIVATRSKEDMLSFASAYAALARQTPDRATLRALIEAHLPAADIAPTLALLDQLTDGDVAEVFAAVSKEARTIYKPVVDMLDLMVVACTEDIPFNTRDQMQAVVDGLKFKFLAKSDNVDDSLYQLCPYIPPALPIPGFHEPVKSDIPTLVMYGFNDTQTSTEEALLAAAGLTRAVTLGFPEAGHAALVFSQCAKDIGLAFVERPLEPLATACIDTLKPVFILPSD; via the coding sequence ATGACGCCGGACCAGATCATTGCCACTGTGATTGCTCTTCTGACCGCCGAGCCGGCGGCAACGTCGTTCCCGGTCCTCGCCACGGGTGGGGCGAAAGCCGAATACCCGGTGACGATCGAAGCCTGCCCCCGCCCGCTGCCTGCGGCCGAGGTTGAGGGCAAGACCGTGATCTGCGGCCGCGTCGATGTGCCGGAAAAGCATGACGCCCCGGACGGTCCGCGCATCGCGCTCAGCTTTGCGGTGCTGAAGGCCCATACGCAAAGCCCGGCCCCTGACCCGCTGGTCTATCTGCATGGCGGCCCTGGCGGAGGTGCCGTCCGCGATCTGGCGGGCATCGTCGTGCCGATCTTCGAGGGCCACCGCGCGCGCCGCGATGTCGTGACCTTCGACCAGCGCGCGGCGGGCATTTCGTCGGACATGGTGACCTGCTTTTCAACCTTCGAGAACAGCCTTGTCGACCTGTTTCAGAAGGACAAGCTGGACGGCGCCAAGATCGAAGACATCTTTGCCAAATGCACGGGCGAGTTGAAGGCCAATGGCCGCAACCTTTCGGCCTACAACACGGTCGAGAACGCCAAGGATGTGCGGGCGGTGATGCAGGCCCTGGGCTACGGCGACTACAACATCTACGGCATTTCCTACGGCACCAAACTGGCGCTGGAGGTGATGCGCTCTGCCCCCGAAGGCGTGCGCTCGGTGGTGATCGACAGCGTCTTTCCCCCGAACGCCCGCGCCTATGACACCAATATCCTGCCGGTGCAGGAAGGCGTGCAGCAGGTCATCAACCAATGCGCGGCGGACGCAGCCTGCGCGGCGGCCTTTCCCGACCTTGAGGCCACGATCCAGCGCGTGGCGGTGAAGCTGGAGAAGAACCCGATCCCTGCGGCGCGTGGCCGGCCCGAGATCAACGTCCGGACGCTGATCTCGCTGTTTGAGGATCGCAATGCCTATGGTCACTGGCCGAACACCACCGGCCATATCCCCCTGATCGTCACCGAATGGGACCGGGGCGAGACGGGGACCTATGACCTTCTGGCCTCTGGCGCCACGGCGCGCGCGCCGGACGGGGGTGAGCTGCTGAAACCCTTTGCCGACAAGATGACGCCGGACCAGACCGTGATCGCGCGGCTGCTTCTGGAAGGGGCGATTGGCACCAAGCAGGATGAGACTTTCACGGGCTATGCGTTGCGGTCACTGTCGGATTCGGTGGCAAAGTCGGCACAGGGTGTCACCACCCTTGCTCAGCGGTTGGACAAGGCGATGACCGATGCCATCGTCGCGACCCGGTCAAAAGAGGACATGCTGAGCTTTGCCTCCGCCTATGCTGCCCTCGCCCGCCAGACCCCCGACCGCGCCACCCTGCGCGCGCTGATTGAGGCCCATCTGCCCGCTGCGGACATTGCGCCGACACTTGCTCTCCTCGACCAACTGACTGACGGCGACGTGGCCGAGGTCTTTGCCGCCGTGTCAAAGGAGGCGCGCACGATCTACAAGCCCGTTGTCGACATGCTTGATCTGATGGTTGTCGCCTGCACAGAAGATATCCCCTTCAACACGCGTGATCAGATGCAGGCGGTCGTGGACGGGTTGAAGTTCAAGTTCTTGGCAAAGTCCGACAATGTCGACGACAGCCTTTACCAGCTTTGCCCCTATATCCCGCCAGCGCTACCGATCCCCGGCTTTCATGAGCCGGTGAAAAGCGACATCCCAACCTTGGTGATGTACGGGTTCAACGACACCCAGACCTCGACCGAAGAGGCGCTGCTTGCGGCCGCGGGCCTTACCCGCGCGGTCACGCTTGGCTTCCCAGAGGCAGGCCATGCTGCGCTGGTCTTTTCGCAATGCGCCAAGGACATCGGACTGGCTTTTGTCGAACGACCCTTGGAGCCCTTGGCGACCGCCTGCATCGACACGCTGAAGCCCGTGTTCATCCTGCCATCCGATTGA
- a CDS encoding flavin monoamine oxidase family protein gives MIKSLSRRTFLATASGSLTAPALARAATFDVDVAIVGAGSAGLAAGHTLVAAGYKVAILEASNRIGGRAFTDTTTFGLPFDRGCSWLHSADVNPYTPMAREWGYTLKNHDNPGEAMFVGNSKPTTSERSAYDLAWRATLDGLLAAGQQGLDAPASDVLPKDMPWSGVSQTWLGPLSMGVDFADMSPADWWSLAQVEPNVLVMEGFGTVVARYGADLPITFNAPVTAIDHGSNPVRVESAAGTVTARAAIVTVSTGVLAAEKIRFTPGLPNRTLTGIDGLPMGLLAKVPLLFDGTRLGLKAQEWLAYKVPEVMPAQACYFLTWPFDTNLMIGFVGGSFGWELSAAGHDAAVDFARGELRAMLGADVDKHIIKGDFTDWANEPWVLGGYAAERPGQHGARAALAEPISERLFLAGEALAGAYAMTCGGANMSGSNVARNVIQALR, from the coding sequence ATGATCAAATCGCTTAGTCGCCGGACGTTTTTGGCCACTGCATCGGGCAGCCTGACCGCGCCTGCACTCGCGCGGGCTGCGACTTTCGATGTTGATGTCGCGATTGTCGGTGCCGGATCGGCTGGCCTTGCCGCTGGCCATACGCTGGTCGCGGCGGGCTACAAGGTCGCGATCCTTGAGGCTTCCAATCGGATCGGTGGGCGTGCCTTCACTGATACGACGACCTTCGGCTTGCCCTTCGACCGCGGTTGCTCTTGGCTGCATTCCGCTGATGTGAACCCCTATACGCCCATGGCGCGTGAGTGGGGTTACACTTTGAAAAACCATGACAACCCGGGCGAAGCGATGTTTGTCGGCAACAGTAAGCCGACGACCTCAGAGAGGTCCGCCTATGATCTGGCCTGGCGAGCCACTTTGGATGGTTTATTGGCTGCAGGTCAGCAGGGACTCGATGCGCCAGCTTCAGACGTCTTGCCGAAAGACATGCCCTGGAGCGGGGTCAGCCAGACATGGCTTGGCCCGCTTAGCATGGGAGTGGACTTTGCCGACATGTCGCCGGCAGACTGGTGGTCGCTCGCCCAGGTCGAACCGAATGTGCTGGTCATGGAAGGTTTCGGCACCGTGGTCGCGCGCTATGGCGCCGATCTGCCAATCACGTTCAACGCGCCAGTGACCGCGATTGATCACGGCTCCAATCCGGTTCGAGTCGAAAGCGCGGCTGGCACGGTTACCGCGCGGGCCGCCATCGTGACGGTCTCGACCGGTGTTCTGGCGGCCGAGAAGATTCGCTTCACGCCGGGCCTGCCCAACCGGACGTTGACCGGCATCGACGGCTTGCCGATGGGCCTGCTGGCCAAGGTACCCCTTCTCTTCGACGGTACGCGGCTGGGCCTGAAAGCACAGGAATGGCTTGCCTACAAAGTGCCGGAAGTCATGCCGGCGCAGGCCTGCTACTTTCTGACCTGGCCATTCGACACGAACTTGATGATCGGCTTTGTCGGCGGCTCTTTCGGCTGGGAGCTGTCGGCGGCCGGGCACGACGCGGCCGTCGATTTCGCGCGTGGCGAATTGCGCGCGATGTTGGGTGCAGATGTCGACAAACACATCATCAAGGGCGACTTTACCGACTGGGCCAATGAGCCGTGGGTCCTTGGCGGCTATGCCGCAGAGCGACCGGGACAGCACGGCGCGCGTGCCGCCCTTGCCGAGCCGATCAGCGAGCGATTGTTCCTTGCCGGCGAAGCGCTGGCTGGCGCCTATGCAATGACCTGCGGAGGCGCCAACATGTCGGGCAGCAATGTCGCGCGCAATGTCATTCAGGCGCTGCGGTGA
- a CDS encoding CPBP family intramembrane glutamic endopeptidase, translating to MTDTSLAAPPLWQRILHPLLRLIILGSGLFLFMMWAEARLQQFHDRPLIGILVQMGLGLLVIAIYFGWGRFIERREVSELSTPGMAREWGMGLLVGVVLYSACAVTLMLLGIYKVEGFNTAAFLLPAVAMAIKSGVFEELIFRGVLHRSVEAIFGSWAGIVASSLAFGLIHLLNPGAEIKSAIYISVEAGLLLSAAYLVTRRLWICIGFHMGWNYAQSAIYSGAVSGTVADPGLLKATIEGPDFLTGGSFGMEESIFALIYCTTAGVVLVIIAIRRGHILPPMWNR from the coding sequence ATGACGGATACAAGCCTTGCCGCACCACCCCTCTGGCAGCGTATCCTGCATCCGCTGCTCCGCCTGATCATTCTTGGGAGTGGTTTGTTCCTTTTCATGATGTGGGCCGAAGCGCGCCTGCAACAGTTCCACGACCGCCCCTTGATCGGCATCCTTGTCCAGATGGGGCTTGGGCTGCTTGTCATCGCGATCTACTTCGGTTGGGGAAGGTTCATCGAACGGCGTGAGGTGTCCGAGCTTTCGACACCCGGTATGGCCCGCGAATGGGGCATGGGCCTGCTTGTCGGGGTGGTGCTTTACTCTGCCTGCGCCGTGACCCTGATGCTTCTGGGGATATACAAGGTCGAGGGGTTCAATACCGCCGCGTTCCTGCTTCCTGCCGTTGCGATGGCCATCAAGTCCGGGGTTTTTGAAGAGCTGATTTTCCGCGGCGTCCTGCACCGCTCGGTCGAGGCGATATTCGGAAGCTGGGCGGGCATCGTGGCATCATCCCTCGCCTTTGGCCTGATCCACCTCCTCAACCCCGGGGCAGAGATCAAGAGTGCCATCTACATCAGCGTCGAGGCAGGTCTGCTGCTCTCTGCCGCCTACCTTGTGACCCGGCGCCTGTGGATCTGCATCGGCTTTCACATGGGGTGGAACTACGCCCAGTCCGCCATCTACTCGGGTGCCGTCTCGGGGACTGTGGCCGATCCGGGCCTTCTCAAGGCCACCATCGAGGGGCCGGACTTCCTGACCGGCGGCTCCTTCGGGATGGAGGAGTCGATCTTCGCGCTGATCTATTGCACGACAGCGGGCGTGGTCCTTGTCATCATTGCCATCCGCCGTGGCCACATCTTGCCGCCGATGTGGAATCGCTGA
- a CDS encoding mechanosensitive ion channel family protein: MLALVLGGFAGSAVAQVQPPAKVEQLLEVLSDPEVRAWLDAQLAAPSAAVPQPGAADAASQMSSVLARIRNHAEALIHAFPTLPAQMARARDILLVEFKDRGPLSVLVLLAAFIAGGIGLDKVLRSLTGGYRAWMTSIPTTNPVGRLKTLGARTLYAAMLIAAFMVGSLGVFLLFNWPPLLREIVLTFLTAAVVTRIALMLGRVVLMPPFLGMANAADYRVVVMSDARAAHWYRWIGWIVGWFMFAGATLTLMKTLGFDEPGRLAIGSVAGFVQLLLVLAAIWLRPEVPNAAPRRIGSKAASWLLTVFFVTLWLLRISGAYTAFWLLFAVVALPALILATRAAVTHLLRPPEDASPPFPQVAVAIIDRGLRVILILVGTFLLARALGLELEGMAQGESTQERLLRGGLRAVVILLAADFCWSIIKAMIAHRMGADLPQAGGEEALPADNPKLARMRTLLPIIQNILFAAILVMAVLMVLSSLGIEIAPLIAGAGVVGVAIGFGAQTVVKDVISGMFYLFDDAFRVGEYIETGSHKGTVESFSLRSVKLRHHRGALSTVPFGELGAIRNMSRDWVIDKFRVTVGYQTDLETLRKLIKKLGAELAADPEFAAYIIAPLKMQGVQSFGDYGIAVELKMTTLPGQQFQIRRRAYVRLKQIFAEQGIEIPFPTVHVQGGGDGAGTAAAQAIIADKLAKETKSIPAP; this comes from the coding sequence ATGCTTGCCCTTGTCCTTGGCGGGTTCGCAGGATCCGCAGTGGCGCAGGTGCAGCCGCCCGCAAAGGTGGAACAACTGCTTGAGGTCCTTTCTGACCCCGAGGTCAGGGCTTGGCTTGATGCGCAATTGGCGGCCCCGTCTGCCGCCGTCCCGCAGCCAGGTGCTGCCGATGCTGCCAGTCAGATGTCCTCGGTGCTTGCAAGGATCCGGAACCACGCTGAGGCGCTGATCCATGCCTTTCCTACCCTGCCTGCCCAGATGGCGCGGGCGCGCGACATTCTGTTGGTCGAGTTCAAAGACCGTGGTCCACTGTCTGTCCTTGTACTCCTCGCGGCCTTCATCGCCGGGGGGATCGGGCTGGACAAGGTCTTGCGGTCGCTGACGGGGGGCTATCGTGCCTGGATGACGTCGATCCCGACGACCAATCCGGTTGGGCGGCTCAAGACCCTTGGCGCGCGCACCCTTTATGCGGCAATGCTGATCGCGGCCTTCATGGTTGGCAGTCTGGGCGTCTTTCTTCTGTTCAACTGGCCGCCCCTTCTGCGCGAGATCGTGCTGACCTTCCTGACCGCCGCCGTCGTCACCCGCATTGCGCTGATGCTGGGTCGGGTGGTGCTGATGCCGCCCTTCCTTGGTATGGCGAACGCAGCGGATTATCGTGTGGTCGTGATGAGCGATGCGCGTGCCGCGCACTGGTATCGCTGGATCGGCTGGATCGTCGGTTGGTTCATGTTCGCGGGTGCGACACTGACGCTGATGAAGACTCTGGGCTTTGACGAGCCGGGACGCCTTGCCATCGGCAGTGTTGCGGGGTTCGTGCAGCTTCTGCTGGTGCTGGCGGCAATCTGGCTTAGGCCGGAGGTTCCGAATGCAGCGCCCCGACGTATTGGGTCAAAAGCCGCGTCCTGGCTCTTGACCGTCTTCTTCGTGACGCTCTGGCTTTTGCGCATCAGCGGCGCATACACGGCCTTCTGGCTGCTGTTCGCCGTCGTGGCATTGCCTGCCCTTATCCTTGCGACGCGTGCGGCGGTGACTCATTTGCTGCGCCCGCCCGAGGACGCTTCGCCCCCCTTTCCGCAAGTCGCCGTTGCCATCATCGACCGCGGCCTTCGCGTCATCCTTATCCTTGTCGGCACCTTTCTTCTTGCGCGCGCCCTTGGACTTGAGCTGGAGGGAATGGCACAGGGGGAAAGCACACAGGAAAGGCTGCTTCGCGGTGGCCTCAGGGCGGTGGTCATCCTGCTGGCGGCCGATTTTTGCTGGAGCATCATCAAGGCAATGATCGCCCACCGGATGGGTGCCGATCTGCCGCAAGCGGGGGGTGAGGAAGCCCTGCCCGCGGACAACCCAAAGCTGGCGCGGATGCGCACCCTTTTGCCGATCATTCAGAACATCCTGTTCGCGGCGATTCTGGTGATGGCGGTGCTGATGGTGCTGTCTTCGCTGGGGATCGAGATCGCACCGCTGATCGCGGGCGCGGGGGTCGTTGGCGTTGCCATCGGCTTTGGTGCGCAGACGGTCGTCAAGGACGTGATCTCCGGCATGTTCTACCTGTTTGACGATGCGTTTCGCGTTGGCGAATACATCGAGACCGGCAGCCACAAGGGAACTGTCGAAAGCTTCAGCCTGCGCTCGGTCAAGCTGCGCCATCATCGCGGGGCGCTGAGCACCGTGCCGTTCGGCGAACTCGGCGCGATCCGGAACATGAGCCGCGACTGGGTCATCGACAAATTCAGGGTGACCGTCGGCTATCAGACCGACTTGGAAACCCTGCGCAAACTGATCAAGAAACTGGGTGCGGAACTTGCAGCCGACCCTGAATTCGCGGCTTACATCATCGCCCCCCTGAAAATGCAGGGCGTGCAGAGTTTTGGCGACTATGGCATTGCGGTCGAACTGAAGATGACAACGCTGCCGGGCCAGCAGTTCCAGATCCGGCGCAGGGCCTATGTCCGGCTCAAGCAGATATTCGCGGAGCAGGGGATCGAGATCCCGTTCCCGACCGTCCATGTGCAGGGTGGGGGCGATGGGGCCGGCACCGCCGCGGCGCAGGCAATCATCGCTGACAAGCTGGCAAAGGAAACCAAGTCCATCCCGGCGCCCTGA
- a CDS encoding response regulator transcription factor, whose amino-acid sequence MRILLAEDEPVLCDQITKLLAAEGRIVDVARDGEEACFLGATEPYDMIILDIGLPIRDGTSILKEWRSNGIEAPVLILTARDGWSDRVDGLDAGADDYMTKPFHLPELAARVRATLRRQSGRTNPVFERSGVAFDTRSGRVTVGGVPVDLTAQEVAVLSYLIHNAGRLISRTELSEHVYSYDSDPDSNTIAVFINRLRNKLGPDLIQTIRGRGYIIDTA is encoded by the coding sequence ATGCGCATCCTTCTGGCCGAAGACGAACCGGTGCTTTGTGACCAGATAACAAAGCTGCTTGCCGCTGAGGGCCGGATCGTGGACGTCGCCCGTGACGGCGAAGAGGCCTGCTTTCTGGGCGCGACAGAACCCTATGACATGATCATCCTCGACATTGGACTGCCGATCCGGGACGGAACGTCGATCCTGAAGGAATGGCGCAGCAACGGAATCGAAGCCCCCGTGCTGATCCTCACGGCCCGTGATGGGTGGTCTGACCGTGTTGACGGTCTGGACGCCGGGGCGGACGATTACATGACCAAACCGTTCCATCTTCCCGAACTTGCGGCACGGGTTCGGGCCACCCTGCGCCGCCAGTCAGGACGCACCAATCCGGTCTTTGAAAGAAGCGGCGTTGCTTTCGATACCCGCTCTGGCCGGGTGACCGTGGGCGGCGTTCCGGTCGATCTGACAGCGCAGGAAGTCGCCGTTCTATCCTATCTGATCCACAATGCCGGACGCCTCATCTCAAGGACTGAATTGTCCGAGCATGTGTACAGCTACGACAGCGATCCGGACTCGAACACAATCGCCGTGTTCATAAATCGCTTGCGGAACAAGTTGGGGCCCGACCTGATCCAGACGATCCGAGGTCGTGGATACATCATAGACACTGCCTGA
- a CDS encoding sensor histidine kinase, protein MAIGSLLLYSYLDRKTLEQFDRSLIERHTQIVVALSNFADDPERLDELILDPAYDRAASGRYWQIVGPRGEISTSPSLFDATLPAQGGGTRLKLYDADGVDAEPLRIAHQLITLEDGTEWSVAVAESLVGLVADRAEARSSLLLAFALVAAIGLTGTLLQTAVILRPLEKLRHDVARRWEQDEILNSTDYPEEVAPLVSDINTLLQRNREIVGRSRRQAADLAHALKTPSTILRNELELLATKSQDLQKAVDALDRLDAQLARSLARIRLSNTAEIGFSRTDVSSTVTRFARLFDKMAEKDGKHVAVSCEPDLFIRIDPQDFEEILGNVLDNALKWSRRSIALSAGRRSGGVDLVIEDDGKGIKGQDRAEAVKSGSRLDSSKPGSGLGLAIATDLLKAYGGSLELGDSQTLGGLAVRIHLPTGTFSTA, encoded by the coding sequence GTGGCGATCGGAAGCCTGCTGCTTTACTCCTACCTGGACAGAAAGACGCTGGAGCAATTTGACCGCTCCCTGATCGAGCGGCATACCCAGATCGTCGTCGCGCTCAGCAATTTTGCCGATGATCCTGAACGCCTTGACGAGCTGATCCTTGACCCCGCCTATGACCGCGCGGCGTCGGGCAGATACTGGCAGATCGTCGGTCCGCGCGGCGAAATCAGCACCTCACCGTCGCTGTTTGATGCAACCCTGCCAGCCCAGGGCGGCGGGACGCGCCTGAAATTGTACGATGCAGATGGCGTGGATGCCGAACCATTGCGGATAGCCCACCAGCTTATCACGCTGGAAGACGGCACGGAGTGGAGCGTCGCGGTGGCAGAAAGCCTTGTCGGCCTCGTCGCCGACCGGGCCGAGGCGCGCAGCAGCCTGCTGCTCGCCTTCGCGCTGGTTGCCGCAATCGGACTGACCGGCACATTGCTGCAGACCGCAGTCATCCTGCGGCCGCTGGAAAAGCTGCGCCATGATGTAGCGCGCCGCTGGGAACAAGACGAAATACTGAACAGCACAGACTATCCTGAGGAAGTCGCGCCCCTTGTCAGCGACATCAACACCCTGCTGCAGCGCAACCGCGAAATCGTCGGCCGCTCGCGTCGGCAGGCGGCGGACCTTGCCCATGCCCTGAAAACGCCAAGCACCATCCTTCGCAATGAATTGGAACTGCTTGCGACAAAGAGCCAAGACCTGCAGAAGGCCGTGGATGCGCTTGACCGGCTGGACGCGCAGTTGGCACGGTCGCTGGCCCGCATCCGTTTGTCGAACACCGCCGAGATCGGGTTCAGTCGGACCGACGTCAGCAGCACGGTGACACGCTTTGCCCGGCTGTTCGACAAGATGGCGGAAAAGGACGGAAAACACGTCGCGGTCAGCTGTGAGCCGGATTTGTTCATCCGCATCGACCCGCAGGACTTTGAAGAGATCTTGGGCAACGTGCTGGATAACGCCTTGAAATGGTCCAGGCGGTCAATTGCCTTGTCTGCCGGCCGACGTTCAGGCGGGGTCGATCTGGTGATCGAAGACGACGGAAAGGGCATCAAGGGGCAGGACCGGGCTGAGGCTGTCAAATCCGGCAGTCGGCTTGACTCATCCAAACCCGGGTCGGGGCTTGGCCTTGCGATCGCGACGGACCTGCTGAAGGCCTACGGCGGCTCACTCGAACTTGGCGACTCGCAAACTCTGGGCGGATTGGCGGTTCGTATCCACCTGCCAACAGGGACATTCTCGACGGCGTGA
- a CDS encoding sensor histidine kinase codes for MLAEILIFVPSIARYRADYLLTRLKQAQIAALTQLATEDMIMPELEAELLANAEVYNVVLRRDEVRQLVLSSPLPGEIHDSFDLRMAGPWELIRDAFAVLADPENRIIRVIGAPVQDAGTLIEVTMQTKALRDAMVDYGLRILLLSALISVVTALLLFLAVQRLLVLPIRRVVRHMQTYAEAPEDARRVIEPNADVTELRVAEEALQSMQMQLTGALRQKERLAQLGSAVAKISHDLRNILTTAQLFADRIEGSADPAVARSVPKLVGSISRAVSLCESTLAFGKAEEPPPQLRRLNLSQLTAEVTEGEGLGPDSGITFLIDVPPGLTIRADGEQLHRVLSNLVRNARQAIEATGQPGTIEISAGEDEANWWIRIGDTGPGLPPKAREHLFSAFQGGARKGGTGLGLAIAAELVRGHGGRLDLVRSDTDGTEFIILLPKETTSPET; via the coding sequence ATGCTGGCCGAGATCCTGATCTTCGTGCCCTCCATCGCGCGGTATCGGGCTGACTATCTGCTGACCCGCCTGAAACAGGCGCAGATCGCGGCGCTGACCCAGCTTGCGACCGAAGACATGATCATGCCAGAGCTTGAGGCAGAGCTTTTGGCCAATGCCGAGGTGTATAACGTCGTCCTGCGCCGGGATGAGGTGCGGCAACTGGTGCTGTCTTCGCCATTGCCGGGGGAAATTCACGACAGTTTCGATCTGCGCATGGCAGGCCCGTGGGAGCTGATCCGCGACGCCTTCGCCGTGCTTGCCGACCCCGAGAACCGGATCATCCGGGTGATCGGTGCGCCCGTACAGGATGCGGGCACGCTGATCGAAGTGACGATGCAGACGAAGGCCCTGCGCGATGCGATGGTGGACTATGGCCTTCGTATCCTTCTGCTGTCGGCGCTGATCTCTGTCGTGACGGCGCTTTTGCTGTTTCTGGCGGTGCAGCGGCTTTTGGTGCTGCCGATCCGTCGGGTGGTGCGGCACATGCAGACCTATGCCGAAGCCCCCGAGGATGCGCGCCGGGTGATCGAACCCAACGCCGACGTGACCGAACTGCGCGTAGCAGAAGAGGCGTTGCAATCGATGCAGATGCAGCTGACCGGGGCGCTGCGCCAGAAAGAGCGGCTTGCGCAGCTTGGCAGCGCCGTCGCCAAGATCAGCCATGACCTGCGCAACATCCTGACCACGGCCCAACTCTTTGCCGACCGGATCGAGGGCAGCGCCGACCCCGCCGTGGCCCGGTCGGTGCCAAAGCTCGTCGGGTCGATCAGCCGCGCCGTGTCGCTGTGCGAATCAACTCTGGCATTTGGCAAGGCTGAGGAGCCGCCTCCGCAGCTGCGCCGCCTGAACCTTTCCCAGCTGACCGCAGAGGTCACTGAAGGCGAGGGGCTGGGACCTGACAGCGGCATCACGTTCCTGATCGACGTGCCCCCCGGTCTGACGATCCGTGCCGATGGCGAACAGCTGCACCGCGTGCTTTCCAACCTGGTCCGCAATGCCCGTCAGGCGATCGAGGCGACGGGCCAGCCCGGCACGATTGAAATTTCCGCGGGTGAGGATGAGGCCAACTGGTGGATCCGGATCGGCGATACCGGACCCGGCCTGCCGCCCAAGGCGCGCGAGCATCTGTTCTCGGCCTTTCAGGGCGGGGCGCGGAAGGGCGGAACGGGACTTGGCCTTGCCATCGCAGCCGAACTGGTCCGCGGCCATGGCGGGCGGCTGGATCTGGTGCGCAGTGATACCGACGGCACGGAATTCATCATCCTCTTGCCAAAGGAGACAACAAGCCCCGAGACGTGA